Within the Acidobacteriota bacterium genome, the region GTTCTCCGCGACGATTCCGCGCAGGTCGACATAGCCATAGTAGGCGTCGGCCAGCGACTGGCCGACGGCGTTGACCCCTCTCGGTATCCAGGAGAAGGCCGCCATGAACGCGCGCTCGAGAAGCCTGGTCTGATTCGGGCCGCTCTCGGTCCTGGGATGCACGGCCATGATGCCTAGCAGAACGGCCAGAACGATGATCAGGATCAGTGTCGGTCTTCGTTGTACGGGTATCTGCATCGGGTCATCGCCTGGTCATGGCGTCTGAAGGACGTGGCTTGAAACAATCGTGCCGCGCCTTCGAGCCGCGCGGCATCAATCGACCGAGATCTTGCGGAGGAGATTGAAGTCGGAAAGCATCTGCCCGGTACCGAGCGCCACACATGCCAGAGGATCCTCGGCCAGTGTCACCGGGAGCCCGGTCTCCTCTCGCAGGCGCCGGTCGAGGTTCTTGAGCATCGCTCCTCCGCCGGCGATGATGATGCCCTTATCCATGATGTCGGCGGCAAGCTCCGGAGGGGTGCGCTCGAGAGCGACCCGGACCGCTTCGACGATCGTCGAGACCGGTTCCGAGAGAGCCTCGCGGATCTCCTCGTCCGATACGATCAGGGTTTTCGGCACGCCCTCGACCAGGTCGCGTCCCTTGATCTCCATCGACATCTCCGAGTCGAGTGGGAACGCGGAACCGATCTCGATCTTGATCTGTTCCGCGGTTCTTTCACCGATCAGCAGATTGTATTTGCGCTTGATGTACTGGATGATCGCGTCATCCATTTCGTTGCCGGCAACCCGAACCGAACGTGCGTAGACGATGCCCGCCAGCGAAATGACTGCGACGTCAGTCGTGCCTCCGCCGATGTCGACGATCATGTTTCCGGTCGGCTCGGTGATCGGAAGACCGGCACCGATTGCCGCTGCCATCGCCTGCTCGATCAGAAAAACCTCGGTCGCTCCGGCCCGAAGCGCCGAATCCTTCACCGCGCGCTTTTCCACCTGAGTGATCTCCGAGGGAACCGAGATGACGATCCGCGGCTTGACGAGGAAGCGCCTGCCATGCGCCTTCTTGATGAAGTAGTCCAGCATCTCCTCGGTGACGGCGAAATCGGCGATGACGCCGTCCTTCATAGGGCGGATCGCCACGATGTTGCCCGGCGTACGCCCCAGCATCTCCTTGGCTTCTTTGCCGACTGCCTCGACTTTGTTCGTCAGCTTGTTCTTCGCTACGATCGAGGGCTCGCGGACGACGATGTCCTTGTTCTTGGCGAAAACCAGAGTGTTGGCCGTCCCGAGATCGATCGCCAGGTCGTTCGAGAAGAGAGAAAAGATGGATTTCAGGCCCATTATTGGAAGTGTTCCCCGCTGTCTTGAGTAGTGGACAAAGTCAATGCCCGGACTGCAAAAGGCTTGCCCCCGGTAAATACGGTGCGCGCGAGGTTTCTACTCCTCGACGAGCACCCGCTCTCGCATCACCGTCTGGTTCCCCGCCGGATCGACCGCCTTGACGACCACGGTGTTGTAGCCGATCTTCCGGAAGGTGATCAGCTTCGAGAACGAACCATCGGAGCCGACCGGAACCTGCTCCTCGTCGATGAAAATCGAAGCGCCCGGCTCCGCGACTCCCCGTATGATGAAGTTCGGACCACCCAGGTGAGAGGGGCGATCGAGCTGGAGTGACGGCGGCGTCGTGTCCTGCGTGACCGAGACGCCCGGCCCCTCGGAGATCCCCGTCACACGAAAACGGCGATGGCCGGAGAACGGTCCCTGCTGCCCGTTGCGATCGATCGATGCGACCCGCCAGAAGAACGAGCCGGACGATGTCAGCCGTACCCGGGCGCTCGGCCGATCGCGGCCGGCGTCGATCTCGATGTTGCCGAAAAGCCGGGACCGCGAAACCTGAAGACGGTAACCGCCGGCAGCTCCCGGCACCGGGCGCCATTGAAGCTCGATGATCCGCCCCTTCGACGCCGATATGATCGCGTTGTCCGCTGGAGCCGTCAACGCCGGCGGCGATGTGTATCCTCGTACCTCGGAGAGTCGGCCGGAGGGATCCGCCTCGATCCTCTGCCCCTGCTCGAGCGAAACGGTCGGACCGCCGGACGAAGCAACCGAAGAGGTTCCGCGAACGGCGGCGATCTCGGTGCCTCCGCCGGTGCGAACGTCGATCAGAGTCGTCGAGGTCGTATTGACGGTGACCGCAGTTGCGGGCGTCGAAACGGTGGAGGCATCGTCACCTGTGTTGACTTCTATCGATCCGATCTCCATCGAGACCGAGCCCGAGCGGCTCGCCGGCTGGCCGGGGCGGCGCGGATAGATTTCGAGCAGCCCGCGGGGCCCGATCGTGTAGAGTGTTCCATCGCCGAAGAAGATCTCGGCCGAGGAGTTTTCCGCGGTTCGAACCCAGTCACCTCTCTGAAGCGCGCTCCGCGCGGTCGCGCGAAGCCAGTCGCCGCTTCCGCCTCGCTGAAACTCGACCCTCCCCTCCACAGTCAGGAACTGGGCCGCGGCGCGGGCTTCCCCCTCGAGCCGCGACAGCACCGAGCGGGCCGTCGCCTCGGCTTCCCGCGCGAGTGTCTCGGCGGCGGGATAGTCGGTTCCCTCGAACGCATCCGACGCCCTCCCGAGCGTCGACTCCGCGGAATCGTACTGGGACCGGAACTCCTGAAGATTCGGCAGGGCCGCCATCTCGTTGAGCGAGTGCTCGGCGGCTTCGATTGCTGCCTGGGCCCGCTGCCTGGGCGTGCTGCCGAGGATTTCGTCCCTGAAAAGCCAGACCGTCCCCGCGACCAGAAGCAGAAGAAGGATGCCCCCGATCAATCTGAGCTTGTCGATTGAGATCAGAAACCAATCGAACGTCGATTCGCCGTCGTCCCTCGCCATCCGTCGCGTCGAATCATACCTTAAGGAGGTTGGAGGTTGGAGGTTGGAGGTTGGAGGAGCCAGGATCCAGGATTCAGGTCTGCCCGCGCTGCGCCGCGCTCAGAATGACGAATATTGTGTTTGTGCGCGACGCGACGATCATGGACGAATGTTTGCTCTGGCGAAAACCACCCCCTCGTTATCCTGAGCAATTGACCGGCGCGTTGCGCCGGTGTATCGGAAATGACACCCGTGAGTAGAGAAAACCACCGCACGCCCATACTCAAACCCACGTCATCCCGAGCGGGCGGTCGGGCGGGGCAAGCGAGGGACCTTGCAGGGTGGGACATCAGGCCAGCCGAAGCGCTGCGAAAGGTCGAAGTCCAACAATTTCATGATCGTTTCATTAGAAGCAATTGACCGGCGCGTTTGCGCCGGTGAAGCGGAGATGAAAACCGGAGCCCGCAAACCCCGCACCCCATACTCAAACCCACGTCGTCCCGAGCGGGCGGTCGAGCGGGCAAGCGAGGGACCTTGCAGGGTGGGACATCAGGCCAGGCGAAGCGTTGAGAGTGGTCGCGTCCAGGAAGTTCGCCGTCGTGTCATTAGGAGCCGCCGAAGGACGGCGAAGGATCTGGGGGAAGGCTCGTGAAAGAAAGTGACGAGTGAGGGCAACGGTGACTCACGATCCGCCGCCCAGATTCTTCGCCCGCGCTACGCCGGGCTCAGAATGACGACTGCTTCGCTCTCAACTCTGAATCCTGAATCCTGAATCCTGAGTCCTGAATCCTGACTCCTCCAACCTCCAACCTCCAACCTCCAACTCATTCACTTTCCGGGGCCCCGGAAAGTGAATGAAATTCAGCGGGTGCCGCCCTCCGTTGGGGAAGGTCGCTAACGAGTCGTTTCCTCAGGAGGTTCATCGCTCATGCTCAAAGCGATGCGTGACAGCTTCAAGCATCTCAAATGGATTCTTTTTCTGATCGTCTTCGCGTTCGTCTTCCTGGTCTTCGCGGACTGGGGTGGCGCGAACCAGGCGACCGCGACCGCGGGTGCGCCGTGGGCCGCCCGTGTCAACGGGGAGACGATCGAAGTGATCGACTTTCAGCGACTGCTTCAGGGAACCGCATTCCAGTACGAGCAGTCGCTCGGTCGCAAACTGACCCAGGACGAGCTCGCACAGTTCGGCATTCAGGAGCAGGTGATGACCTCGCTCGTGAATCAGAAGCTGATGCTCCAGGCGGCCGAGGAGATGGGGCTCGTCGTGACCGATCAGGAGCTGCGGGAGGAGATTGCCAGGATTCCCGTGCTCTATCCGAATGGTCAGTTCGTGGGAACCGATAAGTACGAGTACTACGTCAGATCAGTCCTCCAGTATCCGAGCACCGCTGAATTCGAGGACGCAGTGGCGAGGGAGATCGCGATCCGCAAGCTCAACCGCGTCTTCCGCGACTCGATCGTGATTTCCGACGCGCGTGCCGAGCAGGAGTACCGGAACCGCAGCGAATCCGCCCAGATCGAGTACCTGCTCGTGCCGGTGGAGACCCGGCTGGACAGCGTCACCGTCTCGGATCAGGACGTCAACGACTACTACCTCGAGAACACGCGAAACTATACGCACGCGGCACAGAAGAGAATCGAGTACCTCACAGTCGACGAGTCGCGACTCAGAAACGAGATCACCATCACGGAAGACGCCGTCCGTGCCCGCTTCAATTCAACCAGCTCGGAGCTGGACGAAGTGTCCGCCCAGCACATTCTCCTCACGGTCGACCCGGGAGCGGCTCCCGAGGACGAGCAGAAGATCGCCGATCTCGCCGAGAGTCTCGCCCGGCGTGCCCGTGCCGGTGAGGACTTCGGAGCGCTCGCGAGCGAGTATTCGGAAGATCCCGGATCGGCGGCGACGGGAGGCGATCTCGGAACGTTCAGCCGTGGGCGTATGGTTCCGGCATTCGAGCAGGCGGCGTTTTCCACGCCGGTCGGTCAGATCAGCGATCCCGTCCGCACCCAGTTCGGTTATCACGTCATCAAGGTCAACAGCCGGGACGTGCCGGACTTCGAGGAGATGGCCCCGGCGATCCGCGAGGAACTGATGGCGGAGCGAGTCGCGGTCGTCGCGAAGCAGCGACTCGAGGCGATCCGGGCCCGGCTCGGGGAGTCTGCGACGCCTGAGGAGTTCCGGGCCGAGGCGGACGGAGCCGTCGTTCTGAGCCAGTCTCCATGGTTCGCCGAGCGCGGTCCGATCGAGGGCCTCGGACGCGTGCCGGAAATCAATACGTGGGCGTTCGATACGGGAGTGGAGAACGGCGCGATCGGCCCGGTGACCGAATCTGGTCAGCTCGCGGGTCCGCTTCTTCCGAGAATTCTCGCGTCGAGGGAACCGGGCATCACGCCTCTCGAGGAGATCCGCGCGCAGGTCGCGCAGGAAGCCAGGAGAGCGGCGGCGCGGGCAGCGATCGAACGGGAGATGAGCTCGGGAGACTACCAGAGCATCGAAGCAGCGTCCGGTTCGCTCGGGCAGCCCGTGAGGGAAGCAGTCGTGCGTCCGAACACACCTGTCGAGGGTCTGGTCGGTTCATCCGCGGCGCTCGTCCGCGCGGCGCTGGAGGCCGAAGAGGGAGCAATCG harbors:
- a CDS encoding rod shape-determining protein, whose protein sequence is MGLKSIFSLFSNDLAIDLGTANTLVFAKNKDIVVREPSIVAKNKLTNKVEAVGKEAKEMLGRTPGNIVAIRPMKDGVIADFAVTEEMLDYFIKKAHGRRFLVKPRIVISVPSEITQVEKRAVKDSALRAGATEVFLIEQAMAAAIGAGLPITEPTGNMIVDIGGGTTDVAVISLAGIVYARSVRVAGNEMDDAIIQYIKRKYNLLIGERTAEQIKIEIGSAFPLDSEMSMEIKGRDLVEGVPKTLIVSDEEIREALSEPVSTIVEAVRVALERTPPELAADIMDKGIIIAGGGAMLKNLDRRLREETGLPVTLAEDPLACVALGTGQMLSDFNLLRKISVD
- a CDS encoding FecR family protein, which gives rise to MARDDGESTFDWFLISIDKLRLIGGILLLLLVAGTVWLFRDEILGSTPRQRAQAAIEAAEHSLNEMAALPNLQEFRSQYDSAESTLGRASDAFEGTDYPAAETLAREAEATARSVLSRLEGEARAAAQFLTVEGRVEFQRGGSGDWLRATARSALQRGDWVRTAENSSAEIFFGDGTLYTIGPRGLLEIYPRRPGQPASRSGSVSMEIGSIEVNTGDDASTVSTPATAVTVNTTSTTLIDVRTGGGTEIAAVRGTSSVASSGGPTVSLEQGQRIEADPSGRLSEVRGYTSPPALTAPADNAIISASKGRIIELQWRPVPGAAGGYRLQVSRSRLFGNIEIDAGRDRPSARVRLTSSGSFFWRVASIDRNGQQGPFSGHRRFRVTGISEGPGVSVTQDTTPPSLQLDRPSHLGGPNFIIRGVAEPGASIFIDEEQVPVGSDGSFSKLITFRKIGYNTVVVKAVDPAGNQTVMRERVLVEE
- a CDS encoding SurA N-terminal domain-containing protein — translated: MLKAMRDSFKHLKWILFLIVFAFVFLVFADWGGANQATATAGAPWAARVNGETIEVIDFQRLLQGTAFQYEQSLGRKLTQDELAQFGIQEQVMTSLVNQKLMLQAAEEMGLVVTDQELREEIARIPVLYPNGQFVGTDKYEYYVRSVLQYPSTAEFEDAVAREIAIRKLNRVFRDSIVISDARAEQEYRNRSESAQIEYLLVPVETRLDSVTVSDQDVNDYYLENTRNYTHAAQKRIEYLTVDESRLRNEITITEDAVRARFNSTSSELDEVSAQHILLTVDPGAAPEDEQKIADLAESLARRARAGEDFGALASEYSEDPGSAATGGDLGTFSRGRMVPAFEQAAFSTPVGQISDPVRTQFGYHVIKVNSRDVPDFEEMAPAIREELMAERVAVVAKQRLEAIRARLGESATPEEFRAEADGAVVLSQSPWFAERGPIEGLGRVPEINTWAFDTGVENGAIGPVTESGQLAGPLLPRILASREPGITPLEEIRAQVAQEARRAAARAAIEREMSSGDYQSIEAASGSLGQPVREAVVRPNTPVEGLVGSSAALVRAALEAEEGAIGGPVTIDSGVVLFEVVEKTVFDPAKFAEEKANLIEELRSKESAELRDAMLDELRQRARLEVNQSLLEGQDRAGQDHAGHGHI